The nucleotide sequence GAAATATAAATTAGGCACGTTCTCCGCGAATGCGTCTCGCCAGCTGGATATCCTTTGGCATGATGGTGACGCGCTTGGCGTGAATGGCGCAGAGGTTGGTGTCTTCGAAAAGACCGACGAGGTAAGCCTCGCTAGCCTCCTGCAGAGCCATGACAGCCGAGCTCTGGAAGCGCAGGTCGGTCTTGAAGTCCTGAGCGATTTCGCGCACAAGGCGTTGGAAGGGCAGCTTGCGGATCAGGAGCTCCGTGCTCTTCTGGTAACGACGGATCTCGCGAAGAGCCACGGTGCCAGGCCTGTAGCGATGGGGCTTCTTCACTCCTCCAGTCGCAGGGGCGCTCTTGCGAGCGGCCTTGGTGGCGAGCTGTTTGCGGGGAGCCTTTCCTCCAGTAGACTTGCGAGCGGTCTGCTTGGTACGTGCCATTGTAGTAGCGCTTCGTAACGTTAGACTGACGAGACGAAAATGATGTTTGTTTCTCGCTAGAGCGACTATATTTATATGGTCTAGAAGACGCAGCTGTTCTGGAGAGTAGTAGAGGGGGAAGCTCAGCGTCGCTCGCTGCTTTGGTGCGCACATCTGCTGCCGGTTTGGCGGGGGAACATCAGCTGCTGGCCTATAAAAAGGCTCCCTCTTCCAAGCAGCGGCATCAGTTGGTCATACAACGTGTTTCGGTCTACTACATTCCCTTTGAATAACTCGATATGACCGGACGTGGAAAGGGAGGAAAGGGTCTGGGAAAAGGAGGAGCCAAGCGTCATCGCAAAGTTTTGCGTGACAACATCCAGGGCATC is from Nasonia vitripennis strain AsymCx chromosome 1, Nvit_psr_1.1, whole genome shotgun sequence and encodes:
- the LOC116415983 gene encoding histone H3, producing the protein MARTKQTARKSTGGKAPRKQLATKAARKSAPATGGVKKPHRYRPGTVALREIRRYQKSTELLIRKLPFQRLVREIAQDFKTDLRFQSSAVMALQEASEAYLVGLFEDTNLCAIHAKRVTIMPKDIQLARRIRGERA